gaagatttggatgagaaatatgctttacgagttcaagaaaagtttcttgatctttagtcaaaacattgattttctttaaataagaatctGTTTCAGAATAACTATTACTATATGTAGAGGTATCTGAGTCAATAAGTTCATCGACCTGAAGGGGTTCACTatctcccgacatggaagactcagagtcagAAGACTCTATAAGTAGAGGGGCCACTTTGGAGATGATATCTTCATCAAGGCCAAGTTCATGAAGTTTCCGATTCATTCTGCAATACTTTGCAGTATGGCCTTTTATACCACACTTATGGCATATAACTTCTTTGTAGTTGAAAGGGGCTTTGTGTTTAGGTTTAAATTCCTTTCTCTTAGAGAAGTTGGGCTTCTTGTAAGGCCTCTggggtttcttataagaagATTCTCTAAATTTCTGGAATGGTTTTCTATAGCTTTTGGATTTGTAATGTCTCTTGTGAGGTTTGGAAGAACACTCACCATTACAATCCTTGGAgattttaaaggggtcataattgaattgcttACAGAAACTACTTAATTCTTGCTTAGACTTTCTAAGTTCCCATTTaagtcgtttctgtaatttcagatctttaaaccttctttgttGACGAAACTGACTAACTCACTATAAGTAAGTtcatcataaggaatacggTTATCATAAAGGGCTTTAATCAAATTCCTAACCTTTTCACCTAGAAGAGTAGGCAATACTGCTAagaacttttcttttcaggttatatgatttgcatcatctctGAGAAAGAGTATGGTGAAGAAGgtggttttgtaattttggaattcactaagttttcTACATCTCAAATTGTGTAGTAACTCAGCATTTTTGTCTCTAAGGTGAGAAGGGTCACCTATGAAATGGAGGGATATGGTTAGGATCAGGGTAGCTACGGCATCCTGAATTGGGTTATTAAACTCATTAAGAATGGGGGCTCCATTCTCGTCAATTTGGATGGCATTAAGGATATCTAATTGTTGCTGcttagtgagaagatgatcccaccaacctttaaGTTGACTAGTAAAACCCGCAATGAGAATTTCTGCAATGGCtttgtcagaagttcctgattgggttttataggcattggctgccatggtcatcTGTTGCAATAATCCTAAAATATTGCATTCAGACATACCgtcaatattccactcatagacagaggatgcattaAAACGAGATTGGTTTAATGCACTAGGCCTATTGTCTATGGCCAAATCAGGTGGAGACTTGACAGTAAGAATGACtaattcccaatggattttgttggctttaggGGTAGGCTCTTCTTTAAAGGCTTCAAGATCAGAAGAGGCTATAGACATTTGGTCAtgttctaatactccaatcttaCTAGATTTAGGAGTATCAGAGGCTATTTGAACAttgctagatgaggaagaagcagcttctatcttatctagttgttctctaatggctttggcaaaatctgattttgactcatgaacaagcttttgactagttttcgaaacctaaAGAGGTTTGTCTAAGGattttgaattagaaaaaaatcttcttcataatgattttgaattagacattatgaagaagattttgaatttttgtctaattcaaaatcattatgaagaagatttttgTCTAATTCAAAATCCTTAGACAAAccttttcaggtttcgaaaactagtcaaaagcttgttcatgagtcaaaatcagattttgccaaagccattagagaacaactagataagatagaagctgcttcttcctcatctagcaaGGTTCAAATAGcccctgatactcctcaatctagcaagattggagtattagaacaTGACCAAATGTTTATAGCCTCTTCTGATCTTGAAGCCTTTAAAGAAGAGCCTACCcctaaagccaacaaaatccattgggaattagcccttCTTACTGTCAAGTCTCTACCTGATTTGGCCATAGACAATAGGCCTAGTACATTAAACCAATCTCGTTTtaatgcatcctctgtctatgagtggaatattgacGGTATGTCTGAATACAATAGTTTAGGATTATTGCAACAGATGACCATGacagccaatgcctataaaacccaatcaggaacttctgacaaaGCCATTGCAGAAATTCTCATTGCGGGTTTTACTAGTCAACttaaaggttggtgggatcatcttctcactaagCAGCAACAATTAGATATCCTTAATGCCATCCAAATTGACGAGAATGGAGCCCccattcttgatgagtttaatAACCTAATTCAGGATACCGTAGCTACCCTGATCCTAACCATATCCCTCCATTTCATAGGTGACCCTTCTCACCTTAGAGACAAAAATgctgagttactacataatttGAGATGTAgaaaacttagtgaattccaaGATTACAAAACCACCTTCTTCACCAGACTCTTTCTCagagatgatgcaaatcatataacctGGAAAGAAAAGTTCTTAGCAGGATTACCTACTCTTCTAGGTGAAAAGGTTAGGAATTCCATTAAAGCCCTTTATGATAACTGTATTCCTTATGATGAACTTACTTATAGTGAGTTAGTCAGTTTCGTCaacaaagaaggtttaaagatctgaaattacagaaacgacttAAATGGGAACTTAGAAAGTCTAAGCAAGAATTAAGTAGTTTCTGTaagcaattcaattatgacccctttaaaatcTCCAAGGATTGTAATGGTGAGTGTTCTTCCAAACCTCACAAGAGAAATTACAAATCCAAAAACTATAGAAAGCCATTCCAGAAATTTAGAGAATcttcttataagaaaccccagaggccttaaaaaaaaacttctctAAGAGGAAGGAATTTAAACCTAAACACAAAGCCTCTTTCAACTATAAAGAAGTTATATGCCATAAGTGTGGTATAAAAGGCCATACTGCAAAGTATTGCAGAATGAATCGGAAACTTCATGAACTTGGCCTTGATGAAGATATCATCTCCAAAGTGGCCCCTATACTTATAGAGTCTTctgactctgagtcttccatgtcgggagatAGTGAACCCCTTCAAGTCGATGAACTTATTGACTCAGATACCTCTACATATAGTAGTAGTGATTCTGAAAcagattattatttaaagaaaatcaatgttttgactaaagatcAAGAAACCTTTCTTGAACTcgtaaagcatatttctgatccaaatcttcaaaaagaatatcttgataagcttttaaaaactctggattttaataaagctgAGACTTCTAAAATTCCAATCGTTAAAAAAagttcttatgatcttactgaaattttggataaaaagaaaataaagaaaactacCCCTAATATTCAATATCTTCAAAAGGagattaaagaaatcaaatctgagatcaaagaattaaaagagaaacaaaaaagtgattatgaaactatccaacttcttttacaaaagcatTTACAAGACAATTCGGATAATGAATCCAACTCTGATAATGGTGATATAAATGATCAAAATCTAGAAAACATCGAGTCTGTTCCAAATGATTTCctgtttgttttaaaacagATCACCACcagaaagtatttgattaaaattactttaattttttctaaagattttacaattgacgtcattgccctttttgacactggtgctgatttaaattgcataagaGAGGACattgtccccaaaagatttcatgagaaaacaaaagaaaggcTTTCTGCCGCCAACAATTCAAAACTTAAAGTTAATTCTAAAGTCGAAGCTTCAATTCATAACGATGATTTTGAATTTCgaacttcttttgttctcaCAAATGACATTCATCATGTTGTCATTTTGGGAACTCCTTTCATAAATCTTATTACTCCCtatactgtcaattatgatagtatatcttttaaagcaaaaaaaaaaattgttttcccatttattgaaaaaccaaaaacaaggaatttgaatattgttaaagcttgttctgtttatcagaatcaaatcaataatCTTCTCAGATCAagacaaaatgatttaatgtttttacaaaaagatttaagTTTACAAAGGATCGAAagccaattacaaaatgatttcatacaaaagaaaatttctgatttcaaagctcttattgaaaaagaaatatgtgcgGATCTACCATCTGTTTTTTGGAATAGAAAACAACACTTGGTAGATTtaccttatgaaaattcttttgatgaaagacAGATTCCCACTAAAGCCCGTCCAATCCAGatgaacatggaattggaatAACACTGCAAAGTGAAATAAGTGACTTGGAGTCCAAAGGACTTATTGTTAAATCTCGGTGTCCTTGGTCTTGCGCCGCGTTTTATGTTAATAAGAATTCCGAGATTGAAAGGGGAACACCTAGATtggttataaattataaaccccttaataaagcattaaaatggattagatacccaatacataataaaaaaagatttgcttCAAAAACTGCATTCtactttcatattttcaaaatttgacatgaagtcgggtttttggcaaattcaaatccatCCTAATGATCGTTATAAAATCGTTTTTACTGTTCCATTCGGACAGTATGAATGGACGGTTATGCCGTTTGGCTTAAAAAATGCACCTtcggaatttcaaagaatcatgaatgacatttataatcctttttccgaattttgcattatttacattgatgatgttttaattttttctcaaatcatCGACCAacattttaaacatttaaagactttttacTTTGCTACCAGAAATATGGCTTAGCAATCTCTAGTTCTAAAGTTTCTTTGTTCCAAACAAAGATCAGGTTCCTAGGTCAccatatttccaaaggaacTATTACTCCTATTGAGCGCTCCCTTGTCTTCGCGGATAAATTCCCAGACAAAATCCTAGATAAAACTCAATTACAAAGGTTTCTatgaagtttaaattatgtacTTGATTTTTGTCCAAAcatcaataggatgtctaaacctttgcatgatCGATTAAAGAAGAATCTTGTTGCATAGACTGATGAGCATACTAGAACTGTTAAACTCATAAAGAATTCTGTTAAGAGCATCCCATGCTTAtatcttgcaaatcctgcattacctaaaattgttgaaactgatgcatcagatttaggttatggaggaatattaaaacaaaaggaaaaaaataaagaacaaatagtATAATATGTTTCTGCCCATTGGAATGAATGTCAGAAAAACTATTctactattaaaaaagaaattctttccaTTGTTCTTTGCATTTCCGAATTTCAAAGTAacttattaaatcaaaaatttttacttagaattgattacaaagctgcaaaacatgttctCGAAAAGGATGTTCATaatattgcatcaaaacagatttttgcacgttggcaagctattttaagtgtttttgattttgatattgaatttattaaaggagATACAAATTCtattcctgattttctaactcgggaatttcttcaaaatagaTAATGCCGCCGAAAAACAGCAACAAAGGAAAAGGCATTGCCAAAGATATTGATCTTAAAGCCACTTCTAAAGAATCACAATCCTCTCCTCCTAAAGAAAAACTACTCTCCTCTGCCATGCCAATCAATTCTTGGATTGACATGATCGAAGATGAGGAGGCAAGATCTAAAGCCCTTTCTACCCAAGACCAAGTTAACCATTGGATGAAATCCATTTCCAAATCTCCTGAGCTTATGCTTGCCCTACAAAACTTCTCCCAAAGCCAGGAATCTCCAAAAGAGATCTCTGAAAAAGAAAGCCctaaagaaattacaaaatcctCTCAAACTATTATTGTTTCTGGTGATAGTTCATCATCACAAATTGTTCTTTCACAACCAACAAAGAAAACCTcggtttggtttgataaagCCCATTTCCAAAACATTTTAACTATCGAAGATGAGTTTTACCATACTGACCAATTTCAGACACTAACAAAGTTTTTCCCTAAAGGCTGGTTTTTTAAACCATGAGATTTAACAAAACCCCAGCTTTATTACCAAAGCATTTTGGAAGCCACTGAGtcagttaaattcaaacatttttatctCAGTGACTCCCATTCTGAGCCGGCCTATTCCACGGCCACtatcctatatatatatatatatatatatatatatatatatatatatatatatatatatatatatatatatatatatgagataattcatgcattaagttaaagaaaattcaatcagaattataataagtatatttttagattaaaattttttattaaaattaaattaaaaataattaaaaaaattataggttAGCGGATATCTATGCGGGTATCTGTCGGATATTTGGCTAATACCAAATCCACCCATAAACTAATgcagattttaatttttaatacaaaactCACCCGCAACCCATAAAATTACCCGTAGTAGGTGGGTTTGTGAGTTTACAGTTAATATTGCCATTCCTACTCTTACCACAAGGTCATCAACTCGTTGTAGTAAGAGGTTACATCTCGGTCACCCTGTTTCGTGTGCCAAAGTTTGGATTTTAACTCAAAAATCTACGAAGAATTCTCTAGATCGGAATGCGTATCCCTGACTGCTTCCTAAACATCTTTGGTCGTCGGCAGGTACATGAAGGGCTTGCCAATAACGGGTTTCATTATATTCATCAACCACgcaataatcaaaatattttttaatttccaagTCTTTAGAGACAGATCTCCATTTGCAGCTTTTGTCACTTCTCCTGTCAGATATCCAAGCTTCCTCTTGCCTTCCAAGATCAAATGAATGGTTTGCGATCatttcatgtaattttttccatttagaCAGTGGATATTCAATTAGAGCAAATTAGTGGACCCCTTCGAACCATTGAACGAGATGGAGGAGTTCAGATTTGAACTTCTTGTGCTTTCCCCTGATGCTGCTGAGTCCCTGCTAGTCGCACTTGTTAAAGCCATCTTCCACTGATTTTGGTTCACCATAGATAATCTCGAGATTGAAACCTagggctctgataccatgaagggaaaaatagagagaagaaaaaatctctgaattcttattcaataatatgattaacaaACAgtagccattttttttttaaatgaaatgatgaaataaaacaatatgatTAACttacaaaataagaaagaaacaaCACAGACATGGCCTTTGATGGGTTCTTGATGGCTTagtaaaagagaaagagagcgaGACTAATGAAAGCCAAAACTCACGCTTGCTAGCAGAGGGGGAGTTTCTATGTAAGTCTCTTGCACAAAAGCCTTATAAGGCCATAGAAGCTTGCCAGCAGCTGAAAGCAAGAGTGCCAAACTGGCAATGATGTAGATagctaattattaattaatgagtgattaattaattaattaaaggtcTACAATTACTCGATGAAGTGACTTGAGAGATACTTGCTAAGCTGCGTTTACTTAAAAAGTTatagtaaattattaatggGCAAAATtacggtgcaactgtggtaccataccatAGTTGCATCAAGTCGTTAGATTCAGCTATAGTTGTTACCATAAGTTGGATTCAATAGTTGGAAGCAATTGTGGTATGGTATCACAGTTGCACCATAACcgaattcattattaatgtgTATGATTGTGCTTGTACTGCTGTGCATAAGAGATGTTTATGCTATAATGAGGCGAAATTTATCAGTCACTGCGCATTCTAAATGCATAGttatttgtttaatcaatcaatagtttttttaataatttaattaatgtagATATCTAATTATTACCTCTTACCGCTTACACGCATTTAGAGGGTGATATGttaatatatagataaatTCTCTCTTAGTGTAGAAAGGCCAAACTTCAAGAGAGGTATCttaaaattacccttttaAACATAGCCGAACTTATAAAGATGGGGTTATTATATTTGGAACGAGAGACGGTGGGGGCGCAGGCACGGCCGCATTGTGATAGTACACCGAATGATATTTAAAACGGTATCGTCTCGTTAATCTAATAGAGACTGCCTAGGCTGCTCTAGTCGCTTTGAATGGAAAATTTATGCTAGGAAAACAGACGTACATGATTTTCCgaattactttataaaaaaaaattcggaATTTCGAATGACTTAAAAGTCCCTTTGCTATAATGTTTTCTTCTCaaagaattttcaaatcaGCAACGGCCTATTTGGAACAGCTGCGCCGGTGCCACCAGGTACATGCAGAAGGCAGAAACACAAGATAAGTTTTCTGTAGAGCATCTTCCGTCCAcacgaaaattaatttacaaatattttcaacaatttACCATAGCACTGTAACGGTTATTGATTGGTCTACGAACCCATAAATTATGGTTAAACATCATATCTACAATCTACACAACCTACAATCTACATCAGTAACTATGAAACCAATTAAAGGATTTGTCCAATCAACCATTTGAAATTCTAATACCATCAAACTGGTGCTGCCAAACTCGTATATTAGCGTTTAACCCTGCATCTTCCTCGATAAGAAGACTATGAACCACCCAGAACATGATTTGAACAGCCTTCATGCAGACAGATGCTCAACAGAACTCAGCCTCAGAAGTCAGAATTGGTCGTGACAACAGAAGCATTCTGCTGCCCTCGTaccaaaattaaatcaatttcaaacaaaagtaaCTTGAAAACATATAGAAGTATGCAAATCAATTAGATAGGCAAAATCGATGGTAAATGCGGAGAAGCTCAAAACAACCTGGTGCCtctttattaactttttatcCTAAATCATCAGCCTTTCTGCCACCAGCTACGCTATTTGATGAACTATCTTGTACACTACGAGAAGAGGAACACCTACTTGAGGAACTCCCATTGGTGAAACTATTCTCCTTCCTCAAGGACTTTTTGGATTTTCTTTGTCCTGATGGAAGATCCTATAGAACAATTTCAATTCAGTAAAATGGCTCAATCAGATAATTACTGACATAGCAGTGCAGAGGCTTTATGTCATTCATCAAATCAAGCTAGAAAGATCCAACTGACCTGATCTGTTGTCGATCCAGGAGTTTTCAATTCTAGGTCAGTTGTGACATTGTTAGAGTCCTCATTCTTCTCAATCTTGCTCTCCCCTGATGACTTGTTTCCAGAATCTTCTTTAGCTGAACCTTGGGACCTACCACTTGGCTGTGCAACTGCAGATGCATATTGTGCGGACTGTTGTTCCACCAGTGTATTAGGAGCCATATACGGGACAAAAGTTGAACAGGGGTTAGGAATGACCCCAGGATTCTGATTTCCAAACATGGGGTATGGCTGCATGGGCGGATGCATGGGTATCGCCCCAGGAGGCATCGGCATTGGCACCGGATATGGATAAGAAGGTGGTGCCATCATAACTGAGTGATCCATAGCAGCCCAAGGAACCATTGCCCTGACTCTCTGCTGATACTGAATATTTAGGTTCTCAATCTCAGATCTAAGAGATAACTTCTCCTCCCTGAGGTCATTTTTCTCTTGTGTCAACTGCACTCCAACAGAAGTAGATACCTCATTAAGGTTTCCATAATTCTTGGCAttatctataaaattaaaagattacaaGATCACCTCACGGGATTCTTCAGTCAGTGCTGCATGTTcagttttaagtttttcaaCTTGAGATGTCAGATCCTTCAACAACTGAACGGTATCAGCTAGAATGGTTGCTTTGTCATTTTTGGGACGATCAGGATCTAGATTTTGAAATAGAATATTCAAATTGATGAGAAACAGTTTGCTTGTTCATCTTTAAAGCATCCAAATGACTGCATGGTCATAAACTCCTATAAAATGAGCAATTTATTTGGCAGTTCATAGGTACGAAGAATTTATGTTTCACAACGGAATCTTCAGTGCAAGTTCCAATTAATGAGTCAACAGAATTCAAATGACTTTATTATAAGAAACTCATCCCTAAATGTTCCAACAGCTAAAAACTCTGTAGCAAGTAGGTCATCAAATTTAGACCAAGCCATACAACCGAATCTACTCTCAATGGCAATTTTTCATAGTTTATATGCAAATACATACAGTAGCTTTAACTACAGCAAAGTCTGATTAATATTTGCTTAAGGTTAGAATATGCTTTAGGCTAGAAAACTCAATTTAAGCTACTCTACATGAGAAAGGCTTGAGTGGTAtgtatttgattatttgaaaattgccTGCCAACTGAAGACGGTTCACAGAACAGTCTAGAATTGCAATTACCTTGAATAACACAATTCCCCATGTGAAAGTCACAAAATCACTTAATTTTAGCtaaaaactgtaattttacTAAAAGGGCTACAAGATTATCCGACCTATCACATTTATCGCTACTCCTATCAGGAACTGCAAATGAAAAGAATCTACTGCTTTCAGAAAACGTAGGATTAGGATGTATAACAGCacattattcaaataattgataaatacAGCGCAATGTGCAGCAATACACGTCTACCTgaatgcaaattttaatgaaattacgTAAAACTAACTTGCCAGCCATGTATGCTCAACGTTCCTAACATAATAACTTCAGTATGAACAAATTCTAAACAGTGTTAAAATGTCAAAAGTATTAGCTACTACATGTTGTATAATATCAACGAAAGAATTCTACTTCACCTAATGCATTTCCCAACTCGGTGAAATGCTCATTAAGTCTATCCCTCCGCAGCTTCTCACGATCAGCCTTCTGCATCTTTCTCGTAGCGGCACAATCTTTGACTTCCCCTTCATTCTTTTGGCtgcaaaacataaaaataacccAATACAAGAAATCAACTAGAGTGTGAATTAATCAACTCAAATGCACCactataagttaaaaaaaagaacatgacTCTGTTTGTACATATGACACTAGCCCAGTTCATATCCAA
This window of the Citrus sinensis cultivar Valencia sweet orange chromosome 8, DVS_A1.0, whole genome shotgun sequence genome carries:
- the LOC102618080 gene encoding transcription factor bHLH121, encoding MDPQLKNEAALVQSIPPPNPTLLEYRQPQPPPDPRVPTTRPQSKSSQKNEGEVKDCAATRKMQKADREKLRRDRLNEHFTELGNALDPDRPKNDKATILADTVQLLKDLTSQVEKLKTEHAALTEESRELTQEKNDLREEKLSLRSEIENLNIQYQQRVRAMVPWAAMDHSVMMAPPSYPYPVPMPMPPGAIPMHPPMQPYPMFGNQNPGVIPNPCSTFVPYMAPNTLVEQQSAQYASAVAQPSGRSQGSAKEDSGNKSSGESKIEKNEDSNNVTTDLELKTPGSTTDQDLPSGQRKSKKSLRKENSFTNGSSSSRCSSSRSVQDSSSNSVAGGRKADDLG